From one Triticum urartu cultivar G1812 chromosome 3, Tu2.1, whole genome shotgun sequence genomic stretch:
- the LOC125545128 gene encoding F-box protein At4g18380-like: MHPKARIHADPAAPEPDRIDGLPDSLVLLILNKLEDVHSLGRCAAVCRRFSDLVPLVHDVYVKIDRVVAVDGDPDDALNLSPPKPRHIFSHLLKLMLFTIAKPFHGMRGPGGAGGGRPLFPRLAQHSPVQVLRGFSHVRNLRVELPSGDVGTEEGVLLRWRARYGSTLQSCVILGGTLVDRKPAGAAGHEASAAEDGGSMPESFYTNGGLKLRVVWTISSLIAASTRHYLLRSIVKEHPTLRSLVLADADGQGTLCMGAEQLAEFRENRLAASACSNRTQVPACSMKLKYAPYLELPGGLGLQGATLVVIKPSSDGAGGCHVGRKETEAFVSGAFDGPFRFAAKALMKRRTYLLEMNGF, from the coding sequence ATGCATCCCAAGGCTCGCATCCACGCGGACCCGGCGGCGCCGGAGCCGGACCGGATCGACGGCCTGCCGGACTCGCTCGTGCTGCTCATCCTCAACAAGCTGGAGGACGTGCACTCGCTGGGCCGCTGCGCCGCCGTGTGCAGGCGCTTCAGCGACCTGGTCCCGCTCGTCCACGACGTCTACGTCAAGATCGACCGCGTGGTGGCCGTGGACGGCGACCCCGACGACGCGCTCAACCTCTCGCCCCCCAAGCCCCGCCACATCTTCTCCCACCTCCTCAAGCTCATGCTCTTCACCATCGCCAAGCCGTTCCACGGCATGCGCGGCCCGGGCGGCGCGGGGGGCGGCCGGCCGCTGTTCCCGCGGCTCGCCCAGCACTCGCCCGTGCAGGTGCTCAGGGGCTTCTCCCACGTCCGCAACCTCCGGGTGGAACTCCCCTCGGGCGACGTCGGCACGGAGGAGGGGGTGCTGCTCAGGTGGCGCGCCAGGTACGGCAGCACGCTCCAGAGCTGCGTCATCCTCGGCGGCACCCTCGTCGATCGCAagcccgccggcgccgccgggCACGAGGCGTCGGCGGCGGAGGACGGCGGGAGCATGCCGGAGTCCTTCTACACCAACGGCGGGCTGAAGCTGCGCGTGGTGTGGACCATCAGCTCCCTCATCGCCGCGTCGACGCGGCACTACCTGCTCCGGTCGATCGTCAAGGAGCATCCGACGCTGCGGAGCCTGGTGCTGGCGGACGCCGACGGGCAGGGGACGCTGTGCATGGGCGCGGAGCAGCTCGCGGAGTTCAGGGAGAACCGGCTGGCGGCCTCGGCGTGCTCCAACAGGACGCAGGTGCCGGCGTGCAGCATGAAGCTCAAGTACGCGCCGTACCTCGAGCTGCCCGGCGGCCTGGGGCTGCAGGGCGCGACCCTGGTCGTCATCAAGCCGTCCAGCGATGGAGCCGGCGGGTGTCACGTTGGCCGGAAGGAGACCGAAGCCTTTGTGTCCGGCGCGTTCGATGGGCCGTTCAGGTTCGCGGCCAAGGCGCTGATGAAGCGGCGCACCTATCTGCTGGAGATGAACGGGTTCTAG